The Chloroflexota bacterium region CGTGTCCATCGACATTTCCATGCCGGCGATAGCGTCCATCCGCTGCTGAAGCTCAGTTACACTCGCACTCAGGTCCGGCTGCGCCGCAAGCTGCCCTTGCAAGCCTTCAATTCGCCCTTCAAGCAAGTCGATCTCAGCGTTCTGCGCCGCGAGGCTCGCCTCCACACCGCTCAGGTTGGCAGGCTGCACTTCGCCGCCGGACGAGACCATCGCAACGATAATCGCTATCAGCGCAATCACAATCGCGACGACTCCCAAACCCAAGCCGTACATCGCATTTCTGTCCATATTGTCCTCTCAATTCTAAATCAATCTTAATATAATATGCAGTTTATCCAATCGCAGACAGTATTACTGCGCGCCCGAATAGAATATCGCATCAACTGGCAGTATGACAACCAATTGATGCGACATATTCGATTCGAGATTTCGAGAGCGCTGTTCGTCTATATTAAACGGACAACGCGTGCCTCGGGTTAGGATGATCGAGCACGGGAGTGTTTACCAGATTGTCCGGCATTTGCCCTTGCAGCACGGCAGCGACTTCACCCGCCGCGCGTTCTTCGAGTTCCAGCACCGCTTCCTGCGAGAAGAACGCTACATGCGGTGTAACCAGCAAATTGAGCAGCTTGAGCAGGCGATAGTCGGGAGACGGATGCGCGTCCACCAACACGTCAAGCCCAGCGCCGCCGATGCTGCCCGATTGCAGCGCATCGTATAGCGCGTCTTCGTCAATCAGTGGACCGCGCGCGCAGTTAATCAGAAAAGCGTCTTCCTTCATCATCTCAAGCTCAGCCGCGCCGATGAGGTTCTCGGTTTCCGGCGTCAGCGGCGAGTGAAGCGTGACGAAATCCGATTCGCGCAGCAGCGTCTCCATGTCAACGGAGCGCGCGCCCGCTTCCGCCGCCTGTTCTGCCGTGACGAACGGGTCGTACGCGAGCACCTCGAAGCCGAATGCGAGCGCTTTCTCGCAGACCGCCCTGCCTATCCTGCCAAAGCCGACGACGCCCAGCCGCTTGCCGCGCAACCGCATGATGCGCATTGTGAGCGGCACGCTGCCCCAGCCTGCGCCTTTCACCGAGTTGTCGAACAGCGATATGCGCCGGTTCCAGTCCAGCAGCAAGCCCATTACATGGTCGGACACTTCGTCCACGCAGTAGTCCGGCACATAAGTAACGGCGATGCCGAGTTCGGTCGCGGTGTCCACGGCGATGTTGTCCACGCCAACGCCGTATCGTCCGATGACGATGCACTTCTCGGCGGCGCGCACGACCTTGTCCGTAACCTGCGCGAAGCAAGTCAGTATGCCATCGACATCCTTGGCGAGCGCGGCGAGTGTGTCTTCTTCGCCATCCGGCGCAACGACAAGTTCGGCGCCGATTTTGGCGAGAACCGCGCGCTCCGGTTCCACCGAGGGCCAGACATAATCGGTAACCAGAACCTTGAACGACATGATGTTCTCCTATTCCCCTATTTCCATTGGATTGAACATACAGCCTTCGACGAATATGTCGAAGAAGTCGGGCGTGGTTTCAAGTTCGATGTGCTGTATGGTCTGCACCAGTTGCTCGATACGGCTGCGCAGTGTGCGCGACAGCAGCATTATCGTCGCGCCTTCGAGCGATGCGTTGCCCACCTTCGTGATGCGCTCTTCCGGCAGGTTGGCGACGAAGCCTATGTCCACGGCGTTCCCGACATTGATGTAGTTGGCGAACCCGCCGGCGAGATACAGCCGCGCGACACCGGCGGGCGACACGCCGTAGTTTCGCAGCACGATGTATTGCCCTGAATAGTTCGCGGATTTCGCCTGCGCCAACGCGCTTATATCGGCGCGCGACAGCGCCATGCCCGTATCCGGCACGAACGCGAACTCGCGCGCGCCATCCTCGAATGCGCCGAGTTCGTTCATCTTGCCGGTGCGCCGCAGCTCAGCCAGCAGGTCAACCAGCCCTGAGCCGCATATCCCCTGCGGCGGCGCATCGCCAATCGTGCGATAGTCCACGCCATCGCCGTCCAGCGCCACGCTCTCCACCGCGCCGTCGTAACCCGGCATGCCATAGCGCACCTGCCCGCCCTCGAACGCC contains the following coding sequences:
- a CDS encoding C-terminal binding protein is translated as MSFKVLVTDYVWPSVEPERAVLAKIGAELVVAPDGEEDTLAALAKDVDGILTCFAQVTDKVVRAAEKCIVIGRYGVGVDNIAVDTATELGIAVTYVPDYCVDEVSDHVMGLLLDWNRRISLFDNSVKGAGWGSVPLTMRIMRLRGKRLGVVGFGRIGRAVCEKALAFGFEVLAYDPFVTAEQAAEAGARSVDMETLLRESDFVTLHSPLTPETENLIGAAELEMMKEDAFLINCARGPLIDEDALYDALQSGSIGGAGLDVLVDAHPSPDYRLLKLLNLLVTPHVAFFSQEAVLELEERAAGEVAAVLQGQMPDNLVNTPVLDHPNPRHALSV